From Panicum hallii strain FIL2 chromosome 2, PHallii_v3.1, whole genome shotgun sequence, a single genomic window includes:
- the LOC112882000 gene encoding uncharacterized protein LOC112882000, with protein MGYTYTPTYYSSLQDTIASLCKSILPSFRVGRRLTADQAAARRHAEQLKWQQESFHRILHLAALHREGIVPASDVAAFRSPMLAALVAPPQHPEQPAVLRDKLLFLQELLYAKCISAAEYNASKAPLVQRLAALGVVVDCPDAEVSAEEWSEIDLRDPPPPAPAAASDKPKHKAYITPWKSRSKKEQDANSAARPPLAPVDQNNAKNASVLMAESSPSEAAPSGKAEKGKRRHLAAMFNSGSNGSENKYPAGEEVIDEKETVKGKKKSSWGFDGLKKWKKGGCSNGEAAATGEQPERALPRSSSSECRLEASPMAASGPDAKRAKTKMHSETGDDSASELLHDKVLVENTKKELSRIQAELSSTNRNLNFSDQQIEAISTKLPVDKSDLKPFFPKAWCDQHGDGVITAAKKEFKEHVDEMEKQRDMTGNEGWATFEDIDLDDNFNPRAFSQHQPGSAVKANKVNESLTSSFTNPFYNDKNPFLNTNYN; from the exons ATGGGGTACACATACACGCCGACGTACTACTCGAGCCTGCAGGACACCATCGCGTCCCTGTGCAAGTCCATCCTGCCATCCTTCCGCGTGGGGCGCCGCCTCACCGCCGACcaggccgccgcgcgccgccacgccgagcagCTCAAGTGGCAGCAGGAGTCCTTCCACCGCATCCTCCACCTCGCCGCGCTCCACCGCGAGGGCATCGTCCCGGCCTCCGACGTCGCCGCCTTCCGCAGCCCCATGCTCGCCGcactcgtcgcgccgccgcagcaCCCCGAGCAGCCCGCCGTGCTCCGCGACAAGCTACTCTTCCTCCAGGAGCTCCTCTACGCCAAGTGCATCTCGGCCGCGGAGTACAACGCCTCCAAGGCGCCCCTCGTGCAGCGCCTcgccgcgctcggcgtcgtCGTCGACTGCCCCGACGCGGAGGTCTCCGCCGAGGAGTGGTCGGAGATCGACCTCCGGGACCCACCTCCTCCCGCCCCCGCGGCGGCTTCCGACAAGCCGAAGCACAAGGCCTACATCACGCCATGGAAGAGCAGATCCAAGAAGGAGCAGGACGCGAACAGCGCGGCAAGGCCGCCGCTGGCCCCGGTGGACCAGAACAACGCCAAGAACGCGTCAGTCCTCATGGCCGAGAGCTCGCCGTCGGAAGCCGCGCCCTCCGGGAAGGCCGAGAAGGGGAAGAGGAGGCATCTCGCAGCGATGTTCAACAGCGGCAGCAATGGCAGCGAGAACAAGTACCCCGCGGGGGAGGAGGTGATCGATGAGAAGGAGACGGTGAAAGGCAAGAAGAAGAGCTCGTGGGGGTTCGATGGGCTCAAGAAGTGGAAGAAAGGTGGCTGTAGCAACGGCGAGGCGGCAGCCACCGGTGAGCAGCCGGAGCGTGCTCTGCCGCGGTCATCGTCCAGCGAGTGCCGGCTCGAGGCGAGCCCCATGGCTGCCTCTGGCCCGGATGCCAAGAGGGCCAAGACGAAGATGCACTCGGAGACGGGTGATGACTCTGCTTCCGAGTTGCTGCATGATAAG GTTCTGGTGGAGAACACAAAGAAGGAGCTCTCAAGGATTCAGGCTGAGCTATCATCTACAAATCGGAACTTGAACTTCTC GGATCAGCAAATCGAGGCCATTTCTACAAAGCTTCCGGTGGACAAGTCTGACCTCAAGCCCTTCTTCCCAAA GGCATGGTGTGATCAGCACGGGGACGGTGTGATCACTGCAGCGAAGAAAGAGTTCAAGGAGCATGTCGACGAGATGGAGAAACAGAGGGACATGACTGGCAATGAGGGCTGGGCTACCTTTGAGGACATCGACCTTGATGACAACTTTAACCCCAGGGCCTTCTCTCAGCATCAGCCAGGCTCAGCGGTGAAGGCGAACAAAGTCAACGAGAGCCTCACCAGCAGTTTCACAAACCCCTTCTACAACGACAAGAACCCGTTCTTGAACACAAACTACAACTGA
- the LOC112882097 gene encoding uncharacterized protein At2g39795, mitochondrial-like, whose product MARAILRRALSLSAAAASVSAPATPLVAAAFASTSSSSIVVPLRSPLDDRLHRLLRSEITYLAERRPPYPPPRSFKSFAVEDRPGEQWVRLRSRAGADEEVKIEATMFDGAAEPLPEDAPLFSRVESLERGPRLRLSLIVEITRGDRVLGFICSAWPDELAVRHVLALRAGSGSSSSDGARGARSFVKLGAGEREAVTKFLKEREVDEELAEFLHNYMANKEKMELLRWLKTIESFLDK is encoded by the exons ATGGCGCGCGCCATCCTCCGCCGCGCGCTctccctctccgccgccgcggcgtccgTCTCCGCCCCCGCGACCCCCCTagtcgccgccgccttcgcttccaCTTCCTCCTCGTCCATCGTCGTCCCGCTGCGCTCACCCCTCGACGACCGtctccaccgcctcctccgctccGAGATCACCTACCTCGCAGAGCGCCGCCCTCCCTACCCG CCGCCGAGGAGCTTCAAGTCGTTCGCCGTGGAGGACCGCCCGGGGGAGCAGTGGGTGCGCCTCCGCTCCCGCGCCGGAGCCGATGAGGAGGTCAAGATCGAGGCTACCATGTTCGACGGCGCCGCGGAGCCGCTCCCCGAGGACGCGCCACTCTTCAGCCGCGTCGAGTCGCTCGAGCGcggcccgcgcctccgcctcaGCCTCATCGTCGAGATCACCCGGGGCGACCGCGTCCTCGGCTTCATCTGCTCCGCCTGGCCCGACGAGCTCGCCGTTCGCCACGTGCTCGCCCTCAGGGCTGGCAGTGGCAGCTCCAGCAGCGATGGCGCTCGTGGTGCACGCAGTTTCGT GAAGCTGGGTGCTGGGGAGAGGGAAGCGGTGACGAAGTTTTTGAAGGAGAGAGAGGTGGACGAGGAGCTCGCTGAATTTTTGCATAACTATATGGCGAACAAGGAGAAGATGGAGCTTCTCCGGTGGTTGAAGACCATCGAATCATTCCTTGACAAGTAG
- the LOC112882598 gene encoding uncharacterized protein LOC112882598, translating to MDPDQVAAAGVQHDYLGDTSTSADGGCGGGGGGGDSWGRALLRRGWDLSRKAAIAGVAATAAPVVAPPLLVLSLAGVALSLPFAAYLASLVATDRLMAALLPPPRTQPCRTYDLEDDEFLDASEAHGGEAPAFDYWGEAEDDAIMEEDDSYASLPLSRQCRLSEEPVPAWNDEEDPKSQGEFRLQESGHESLVLDNRAQKEEDSEYITMEAMPPRGFDDSRSAAPELCEEDEKPVQELSVEAPVAAEEPVQELSVSDNGDKTEDGKRTAKEEMESSKEMVLPAIDMDTSEVSGFPLPVLGEVEDDVVVQRAGESEVSVSEVGDNTEEMLNLVSAKSEEMPPQEVDVSESSVRDDNTRQSKMEGDVTVEMVLEEVTVNTNPVTEEVVGVQMDAIATELPECEPLYQSDLVVQEPQAMAEAAYVNDVPESTLTDVVLGIGDKDTKGVEHNGEEDVSGVVSVVTVSDVADLTCSTSAPNVSAISDDMMNVESRPDVDHSNQITGVEHTLATKGLGKKELVEDKSMKTEESKSMSDKVPTRSMAPQDIDVSKPPALDDQSKREDEVTVETVLEEVTSTTDLDTGEVVGVQVDVITSRSESLPLSDLVPQELQPVTEAATVDSIQGSTVRGDFVTDIDDTSTEGVEHHSEGGASSFISGASVVAMDDAEDVMSSRRKPYVSAIREDIKSVEGRPDVEHLHETTGFDHKLTNEGLERKIVAEDKDNCTEEQLREQLDTLITITGYRPATSSTLEAELARLYIFVGVEPPVSSRDASDLTEINMKLQFLKSIIGVE from the exons ATGGATCCCGACCAGGTCGCCGCCGCTGGGGTCCAGCACGACTACCTCGGCGACACTAGCACTTCCGCAGACGGGGgctgcggtggcggcggcggcggtggcgacaGCTGGGGGCGCGCGCTGCTTCGCCGGGGGTGGGACCTGTCACGGAAGGCCGCCATCGCCGGCGTCGCGGCCACGGCCGCGCCCGTCGTGGCCCCGCCCCTGCTCGTCCTGTCCCTCGCCGGCGTCGCGCTGTCCCTGCCCTTCGCCGCCTACCTCGCCAGCCTCGTCGCCACCGACCGCCTCATGGCcgccctgctgccgccgccccggACCCAGCCATGCCGCACCTACGACCTCGAAGACGATGAGTTCTTGGACGCATCAGAAGCGCACGGCGGCGAGGCCCCTGCGTTCGACTACTGGGGAGAGGCCGAGGACGACGCCATCATGGAGGAAGACGACAGCTACGCGTCGTTGCCTCTGTCACGGCAATGTCGTCTCTCCGAAGAACCGGTGCCGGCATGGAACGACGAGGAGGATCCGAAGTCACAAGGTGAATTTCGTCTCCAAGAATCAGGACACGAGTCGCTTGTGTTGGATAATAGGGCACAGAAAGAGGAGGACAGCGAGTACATTACCATGGAGGCGATGCCCCCGCGGGGCTTTGACGATTCCAGATCAGCAGCACCGGAATTGTGCGAGGAAGACGAGAAACCAGTCCAAGAGTTATCTGTAGAAGCTCCGGTTGCTGCCGAGGAACCAGTCCAGGAGTTGTCTGTATCAGACAATGGGGATAAAACAGAGGATGGCAAGCGCACAGCTAAGGAGGAAATGGAGTCTAGCAAAGAGATGGTGTTACCGGCCATCGACATGGACACCTCTGAAGTGAGTGGCTTCCCACTGCCGGTATTGGGCGAAGTCGAAGATGATGTAGTGGTTCAGAGAGCGGGAGAATCTGAAGTTTCGGTATCTGAAGTTGGGGATAATACAGAGGAGATGCTGAACCTCGTCTCGGCAAAATCTGAGGAGATGCCACCACAGGAGGTTGATGTTTCTGAATCATCGGTGCGGGATGATAACACGCGGCAGAGCAAGATGGAAGGTGATGTAACAGTGGAGATGGTGCTGGAGGAAGTGACGGTTAACACCAATCCTGTTACAGAGGAGGTGGTTGGTGTGCAAATGGATGCCATTGCCACTGAACTGCCTGAATGTGAGCCTCTGTACCAGAGTGATCTTGTGGTTCAGGAGCCACAGGCGATGGCAGAAGCTGCTTATGTTAATGATGTTCCTGAGAGTACTTTAACAGATGTTGTACTGGGTATTGGTGATAAAGATACAAAGGGTGTGGAGCACAATGGTGAGGAAGATGTTTCTGGTGTCGTTTCAGTGGTGACCGTGAGTGATGTTGCAGATCTCACTTGCAGTACGAGCGCACCGAATGTCTCAGCCATCAGTGATGATATGATGAATGTTGAAAGTAGGCCAGATGTTGACCACTCtaatcagataactggtgtcgAACACACACTGGCGACAAAGGGATTGGGGAAGAAAGAGCTAGTTGAGGACAAG TCCATGAAAACGGAGGAGAGCAAAAGCATGAGCGACAAGGTGCCTACTAGGAGCATGGCACCACAAGACATTGATGTTTCTAAACCACCAGCGCTAGATGATCAGAGCAAGAGAGAAGATGAAGTAACCGTGGAGACGGTACTGGAAGAAGTGACGAGTACTACTGATCTTGATACAGGGGAGGTGGTTGGCGTGCAAGTGGACGTTATCACAAGCCGAAGTGAGTCACTGCCACTGAGTGACCTTGTGCCACAAGAGTTACAGCCGGTGACTGAAGCTGCAACTGTTGATAGTATTCAGGGAAGTACTGTAAGGGGAGACTTTGTGACGGATATTGATGATACAAGCACAGAGGGTGTGGAGCACCACAGTGAGGGAGGCGCTTCCAGTTTTATCTCAGGGGCATCTGTGGTGGCCATGGATGATGCTGAGGATGTTATGTCCAGTAGGAGAAAGCCTTATGTCTCTGCCATCAGAGAAGATATAAAGAGTGTCGAAGGTAGGCCAGATGTCGAACACCTTCATGAAACAACTGGTTTTGACCACAAGCTGACGAATGAAGGACTCGAGAGGAAGATTGTAGCTGAAGACAAG GACAACTGTACAGAGGAACAGTTGAGGGAGCAGCTTGATACACTAATAACAATAACTGGGTACCGCCCCGCGACATCTTCGACTCTAGAAGCCGAGCTTGCCCGGTTATACATTTTCGTGGGCGTGGAACCCCCTGTCAGCTCGAGAGATGCATCGGACCTGACGGAGATCAACATGAAACTCCAGTTCTTGAAATCGATCATAGGAGTGGAGTGA